The following proteins are encoded in a genomic region of Bernardetia sp. MNP-M8:
- a CDS encoding alpha/beta hydrolase, which produces MNTSEFKTGKNKVTFMSDGSKVSALLFLPQNFDSTKKYTTVITTPPATGVKEQVVGLYAEELSKKGYVALAYDPRGWGESEGIPFYLNPWNMADDTKNGVSYLLTLPFVDKDYVHNLGICMGSGFAGFATATDARIKSLAVVSPYVDARESYQKALGGSSAAVRKYMLSQGGKARQHYYETGEVVTIPVVPANEQQADETKAPPVARGMMEYYNPDSPGGGYCDNWNNKLNAMSIEGMASFQVFNYCDLYEDIPALVIYGDKAITKDGAQKMYDMLNGSKELMIVEGAGHFDLYWKPEFVSQAVNRIDEFLSK; this is translated from the coding sequence ATGAATACATCAGAATTTAAAACAGGTAAAAACAAAGTAACCTTTATGAGTGATGGGAGTAAAGTTTCTGCTTTACTTTTCTTACCACAAAACTTTGACTCTACAAAAAAATACACAACAGTAATAACAACACCTCCAGCTACAGGTGTTAAAGAGCAAGTAGTTGGTTTATATGCCGAAGAATTGAGCAAAAAAGGATATGTAGCATTGGCTTATGACCCAAGAGGTTGGGGAGAAAGTGAAGGTATTCCATTCTATTTAAATCCTTGGAATATGGCGGATGATACTAAAAATGGAGTAAGCTATTTATTAACCCTTCCATTTGTTGACAAAGACTATGTTCACAACCTTGGGATTTGTATGGGTTCAGGATTTGCAGGTTTTGCGACCGCAACTGATGCAAGAATAAAGTCTTTAGCAGTTGTAAGTCCTTATGTAGATGCAAGAGAAAGTTACCAAAAAGCGTTGGGTGGTTCATCTGCTGCTGTTCGTAAATATATGTTATCTCAAGGTGGTAAGGCAAGACAACACTATTACGAAACAGGAGAAGTTGTAACTATCCCTGTTGTACCCGCAAATGAACAACAAGCAGATGAAACCAAAGCACCACCAGTTGCTCGTGGAATGATGGAATATTATAATCCTGATAGTCCAGGTGGTGGATATTGCGACAATTGGAACAATAAACTAAATGCAATGTCAATTGAAGGAATGGCAAGTTTTCAAGTATTTAACTATTGCGATTTGTATGAGGATATTCCTGCTTTAGTCATTTATGGAGACAAAGCCATTACCAAAGATGGTGCTCAAAAAATGTACGATATGCTCAACGGCTCAAAAGAACTGATGATAGTAGAAGGAGCAGGACATTTTGATTTGTATTGGAAACCTGAATTTGTAAGTCAAGCAGTAAATAGAATTGATGAATTTTTGAGTAAATAA
- a CDS encoding tetratricopeptide repeat protein has translation MKNLLTISFILISFSVFGQKKMMKKAELAFAHYEKGEKYEALLIFKELVKDYPKSEQYGRNLYNIPTIYQEIDSTKMAIEWFMKVLDDKNLDDSEKDHSRGIFETNTNFKHYAAMNIGVIHYNNNNYSDALNFYKLADKKYPYYNTSGTDLKLNKIKLASNISDCYDKLNQTDSAIVVLLPHALTESPKASNYASQKIINLVKKYERENSFFKELDKSINNLQIIDKGIRLSIYEIDVKVYPYFDEKLTKEYLKNTLFYKEINKVGNDG, from the coding sequence ATGAAAAATTTACTAACCATATCATTTATACTGATTTCATTTTCAGTTTTCGGACAAAAGAAGATGATGAAAAAAGCTGAATTGGCTTTTGCTCACTATGAGAAAGGAGAAAAATATGAAGCTCTTCTAATTTTCAAAGAATTAGTAAAAGATTATCCAAAATCTGAACAATATGGACGAAACCTTTATAACATACCTACTATTTATCAAGAGATAGACTCTACAAAAATGGCTATAGAATGGTTTATGAAAGTCCTTGATGATAAAAACCTTGATGATTCAGAAAAAGACCATTCTCGTGGAATTTTTGAAACTAATACCAATTTTAAACATTACGCAGCAATGAATATTGGTGTGATTCATTACAACAACAACAACTATTCTGACGCATTGAATTTTTACAAACTAGCTGACAAAAAATATCCATACTATAACACATCAGGAACTGATTTGAAGTTGAATAAAATCAAATTAGCCTCTAATATTTCTGATTGCTACGACAAATTGAACCAAACAGATAGTGCAATTGTTGTATTACTTCCTCACGCATTAACTGAATCACCAAAAGCAAGTAATTATGCAAGTCAGAAAATAATAAACCTAGTAAAGAAATATGAACGGGAAAACTCTTTTTTTAAAGAGTTAGATAAATCAATTAACAATTTGCAAATCATAGATAAAGGAATTCGTTTAAGTATTTATGAGATTGATGTGAAAGTCTATCCCTACTTTGATGAAAAACTGACAAAAGAATATTTGAAAAATACTTTATTCTATAAAGAAATAAATAAAGTTGGTAACGATGGCTAA
- a CDS encoding AraC family transcriptional regulator, whose product MKPTTADIKQISCENLHIAAMIESQLCTERDMYFPANYLVMVEQGVYTIITEYKTYVVNEGEFALIRKYTQGKILKTHNENQKSFKDIVFVLQDDFIKEIIRDFELPENILPCTEQIVKYKNNYILEGLKQSLSVYLSGVEQIDQTLISLKTKEALIGILKDNGNLIHIFNEFSEPQKADLFQFMEHNFMYNLPLETFAKNTGRSLSTFNRDFRDVFQLSPSKWLKKKRLELAKQLMTIYNRKASEIYLEVGFEDLAHFSRSFKNEFGINPSEIASA is encoded by the coding sequence ATGAAACCGACTACAGCAGACATAAAACAAATAAGTTGTGAAAATTTACACATTGCTGCAATGATTGAATCGCAACTTTGCACTGAGAGAGATATGTACTTCCCAGCAAACTACTTGGTAATGGTTGAGCAAGGTGTTTACACCATTATAACAGAGTACAAAACCTATGTTGTGAACGAGGGAGAATTTGCCTTAATTAGAAAATATACACAGGGCAAAATACTTAAAACACATAATGAGAACCAAAAATCATTTAAGGATATTGTATTTGTGCTTCAAGATGATTTTATAAAGGAAATCATCAGAGATTTTGAACTACCAGAAAATATTTTGCCTTGTACTGAACAAATTGTCAAGTACAAGAACAACTACATTTTAGAAGGCTTAAAACAATCGTTAAGCGTGTATTTATCAGGAGTTGAACAAATAGACCAAACCCTAATCAGTTTAAAAACCAAAGAAGCTCTCATTGGAATTTTGAAAGATAACGGAAACTTGATTCATATTTTTAATGAATTTTCAGAACCACAAAAAGCCGATTTGTTCCAGTTTATGGAACATAACTTTATGTACAATTTACCTTTAGAAACTTTTGCGAAAAATACAGGAAGAAGCCTTTCAACATTTAACCGAGATTTCAGAGATGTATTTCAACTTTCGCCAAGTAAATGGCTTAAGAAAAAACGCTTGGAATTGGCAAAACAACTAATGACAATTTATAACAGAAAAGCATCTGAGATTTATCTTGAAGTAGGTTTTGAAGACTTGGCCCATTTTAGTCGCTCGTTCAAAAATGAATTTGGAATAAATCCGTCAGAAATAGCAAGTGCATAA
- the ssb gene encoding single-stranded DNA-binding protein: MKKTLLYNQNTMQGLNKVTLIGNLGKDPEVQTLEGGITLVKVSLATSESYKDSEGVKQTQTEWHNIIVWRSLAEIAGKYLKKGSSIYLEGKIKTRSYEDKDGNKKYVTEIIADNFIMLGKPSSDRANINETI; encoded by the coding sequence TTGAAAAAAACACTCCTTTACAATCAAAATACAATGCAAGGATTAAATAAAGTAACTTTAATTGGAAATTTAGGTAAAGACCCAGAAGTTCAAACGCTTGAAGGAGGAATTACTTTAGTTAAAGTTTCATTGGCGACGAGTGAATCCTACAAAGATAGTGAAGGAGTCAAACAAACTCAAACCGAATGGCACAATATTATTGTTTGGCGTTCATTGGCAGAGATTGCAGGAAAGTATTTGAAAAAAGGAAGTTCGATTTATTTGGAGGGAAAAATCAAAACACGTAGTTATGAGGATAAGGACGGAAACAAGAAATATGTTACTGAAATCATCGCTGATAACTTCATTATGTTGGGAAAACCGAGTTCAGATAGAGCGAATATAAACGAAACTATTTAA
- a CDS encoding NAD-dependent epimerase/dehydratase family protein produces MTTIDRAKPVFVSGANGYVASWLVKKLLEEGLTVHAAVRNPENDKKVGHLKDIAKNTKGELKLFKADLLTPNSYVEAMKGCELVYHTASPFTTNVKDPQKELIEPAVKGTENVLTTASQTPSVKRVVDTSSCAAIYTDAIDTVNAPKGILTEEVWNKTASLDYQPYSYSKTLAEKKAWEIADAQNQWDLVTINMSMVMGPPLNPKATTSESFNMLKQMGDGSLKSGAPKVGMGVVDVRDVAEAHYRAGFTPEASGRYITLGHNTNLFEMTQQLRPKFGQQYPISKSAAPKWLLMFVGPMVNKNLTKKFIRNNVNVPFNADNSKIKKDLGMTFIPLQKTMEDSFQVLVDNGIFKTK; encoded by the coding sequence ATGACAACAATAGACAGAGCAAAACCAGTTTTCGTATCAGGTGCCAATGGTTATGTAGCCAGTTGGTTGGTAAAAAAACTTTTGGAAGAAGGACTAACTGTTCACGCAGCTGTACGCAATCCTGAAAACGATAAAAAAGTTGGACATTTAAAAGACATCGCCAAAAACACCAAAGGAGAACTGAAACTATTCAAAGCCGATTTGCTGACTCCAAATTCGTATGTGGAAGCAATGAAAGGTTGCGAATTGGTGTATCATACAGCATCGCCATTTACTACCAATGTAAAAGACCCACAAAAAGAATTGATTGAACCTGCCGTAAAAGGAACTGAAAATGTTTTAACTACTGCATCACAAACACCATCTGTAAAACGTGTAGTCGATACCAGTAGTTGTGCCGCAATTTACACAGATGCCATTGATACCGTAAATGCACCCAAAGGTATTTTGACCGAAGAAGTATGGAATAAAACCGCCTCATTAGATTATCAACCGTATTCGTATTCCAAAACATTGGCAGAGAAAAAGGCTTGGGAAATTGCAGATGCCCAAAACCAATGGGATTTAGTGACCATTAATATGTCTATGGTTATGGGACCTCCATTAAACCCAAAAGCAACTACTTCCGAAAGTTTTAATATGCTAAAACAAATGGGAGATGGTTCTCTAAAATCAGGTGCTCCAAAAGTAGGTATGGGTGTTGTTGATGTACGAGATGTGGCTGAAGCTCATTACCGAGCAGGATTTACTCCCGAGGCAAGTGGAAGATATATCACACTTGGTCACAACACTAATTTATTTGAAATGACCCAACAACTACGACCTAAATTTGGGCAACAATATCCTATCTCTAAAAGTGCTGCACCCAAATGGTTATTAATGTTTGTGGGACCAATGGTTAATAAAAACCTTACCAAAAAGTTCATCCGCAATAACGTGAATGTACCATTTAATGCCGACAACTCCAAAATCAAAAAAGACTTGGGTATGACTTTCATCCCTCTCCAAAAAACAATGGAAGATTCATTTCAAGTATTGGTAGATAATGGAATTTTCAAAACTAAATAA
- a CDS encoding DUF4199 domain-containing protein: protein MKNPFWKYAFLTAATMAVGVLLLNVTLHLLGKNPFREAEFMFMPIYFGLLVWGMFRYRREIMKGYLEGWRAISFGLLANFVAIVLYCGLLYGFLRTIPEALEKHQIEVDAYNIALKEGAKAHMEESEELSGLLLEASKKNERITPAVMAIDKFFKMGTIGFVIVMVAGLFMMKRKPENEIVNGK, encoded by the coding sequence ATGAAAAATCCTTTTTGGAAATATGCTTTTTTAACGGCTGCAACAATGGCTGTTGGCGTGCTTTTACTTAATGTTACTCTTCATTTGCTTGGCAAAAATCCATTTAGAGAAGCTGAGTTTATGTTTATGCCGATTTACTTTGGACTTCTAGTGTGGGGGATGTTTCGTTACAGAAGAGAAATTATGAAAGGCTATTTAGAAGGCTGGCGAGCAATTAGTTTTGGTCTTTTGGCTAATTTTGTAGCTATTGTTTTGTATTGTGGACTTTTATATGGTTTTCTTCGTACTATTCCTGAGGCTTTAGAAAAACATCAAATTGAAGTAGATGCTTATAATATAGCTCTAAAAGAAGGAGCAAAAGCGCACATGGAAGAATCAGAAGAATTAAGTGGGTTGCTTTTAGAAGCCTCAAAAAAGAATGAGCGAATTACACCTGCTGTAATGGCAATAGATAAATTCTTCAAAATGGGAACTATTGGTTTTGTAATTGTAATGGTAGCTGGTCTTTTTATGATGAAGAGAAAACCAGAGAATGAAATTGTGAATGGTAAATGA
- a CDS encoding site-specific integrase encodes MNELRYSPNTLKTYTSLFEEFINFHNKKDITTVGQVETIEFIRYLVSERKVSISYQNQAINAIKFYYERVLGGKRITIYLDRPQKERTLPTILSKEEVQLIISKITNLKHKTMIMLTYSAGLRVSEVINLKIQDIDSQRKQIRVAQSKGKKDRYTLLSEKILILLRQYYIKYKPIEWLFEGQSSDGKIVPYFVRSLQMILKKATKKANINKKVTMHTLRHSFATHLLENGTDLRYIQVLLGHQSSKTTEIYTHVTTKGFDKIKNPLDDLDI; translated from the coding sequence TTGAATGAGTTGAGGTACAGCCCGAATACACTCAAAACCTATACTTCTCTTTTTGAGGAATTTATCAATTTTCATAATAAAAAAGACATCACAACAGTGGGGCAGGTGGAAACTATAGAATTTATACGTTATTTGGTTTCGGAGCGAAAAGTATCTATTTCCTATCAAAACCAAGCTATCAATGCCATTAAATTTTACTATGAGCGTGTTTTGGGTGGAAAAAGAATAACTATTTATTTAGACCGACCACAAAAAGAACGTACATTACCAACCATTTTGAGTAAGGAAGAAGTACAATTAATTATCAGCAAAATTACAAACCTGAAACATAAAACAATGATTATGCTCACTTATTCGGCTGGTTTGAGAGTAAGTGAAGTTATCAATCTCAAAATACAAGATATTGATTCGCAAAGAAAGCAAATACGAGTAGCACAAAGCAAAGGAAAAAAAGACCGTTATACACTTCTTTCTGAAAAAATATTAATTTTATTAAGACAATATTACATTAAGTATAAACCTATTGAATGGCTTTTTGAAGGGCAAAGTTCAGACGGAAAAATTGTGCCTTATTTTGTACGAAGTTTGCAAATGATTTTGAAAAAAGCGACCAAAAAAGCTAATATAAATAAAAAGGTAACAATGCACACCTTGCGACATTCTTTTGCTACTCATTTATTAGAAAATGGTACGGATTTGCGTTACATTCAAGTCTTATTAGGACATCAAAGCAGCAAAACAACAGAGATTTATACCCATGTAACTACAAAAGGTTTTGATAAAATAAAAAATCCATTAGATGATTTGGATATATAA
- a CDS encoding 2-oxoglutarate and iron-dependent oxygenase domain-containing protein, with protein MSDILYDEVPSVDLADFRAGGERKAKFVQELGKAWENIGFVAVKNHGLADDDRDKLYSSVQDFFQLEEDTKRKYENLALAGQRGYISKGRETAKGFKTPDLKEFYHVGQIFEEKDKATDSALMEYPDNIFPNETPEFEKYTTHAYQTLENSGKELLQAAALYLGLEEHYFDNKIHNGNSILRAIHYFPIPNPEELAPDAVRAAAHGDINLITLLMGASADGLQVLRRDDKWIPITALPEQVVVNVGDMLSRLTNNKLKSTIHRVVNPPKDKMNTSRYSIPFFMHPRSEMDLSCLDNCVDAQNPKQFEDITAGEFLNERLIELGLKKA; from the coding sequence ATGAGCGATATTTTATATGATGAAGTTCCGTCGGTAGATTTGGCAGACTTTAGAGCAGGTGGAGAGCGCAAAGCAAAATTTGTACAAGAACTTGGCAAAGCGTGGGAAAATATTGGTTTTGTAGCTGTCAAAAATCACGGTTTGGCAGATGACGATAGAGATAAATTGTACAGTTCGGTACAAGATTTTTTCCAGTTAGAAGAAGATACCAAACGCAAATACGAAAACTTGGCTCTTGCAGGTCAGCGTGGTTATATCAGCAAAGGAAGAGAAACGGCTAAGGGTTTCAAAACGCCTGACTTGAAAGAATTTTATCACGTCGGACAAATTTTTGAGGAAAAAGACAAAGCTACTGATTCGGCTTTGATGGAATATCCTGATAATATTTTTCCAAATGAAACTCCTGAGTTTGAAAAATATACAACTCACGCCTATCAAACTTTAGAAAATTCGGGTAAAGAACTTTTACAAGCTGCTGCTTTGTATTTGGGTTTAGAAGAACATTATTTTGATAATAAAATTCATAATGGAAATAGTATTTTGAGAGCAATCCATTATTTTCCAATTCCGAATCCAGAAGAATTAGCTCCTGATGCTGTTCGTGCTGCTGCTCATGGCGACATCAATTTGATTACGCTGCTGATGGGTGCAAGTGCTGACGGTTTGCAGGTTTTGCGTCGTGATGACAAATGGATTCCGATTACTGCGCTTCCTGAGCAAGTAGTTGTAAATGTTGGCGATATGCTTTCTCGTTTGACAAACAACAAACTAAAATCTACGATTCACAGAGTAGTTAATCCTCCAAAAGACAAAATGAATACTTCTCGTTATTCGATTCCGTTTTTTATGCACCCACGTTCGGAAATGGATTTGAGTTGTTTGGATAACTGTGTTGATGCACAAAACCCAAAACAGTTTGAAGACATCACAGCAGGAGAGTTTTTGAATGAGCGTTTGATAGAATTAGGTTTGAAAAAAGCGTAA
- a CDS encoding ABC transporter ATP-binding protein yields the protein MLALQTQNLNKIFNKGKSNEFVALSDISLSIKKGSCTLLKGSSGSGKTTLISILAGLTKPTSGSYICLEENVSHWSEKFLTQFRREHIGIVFQHFNLIQGLSVEQNIILPLLPLNYSSKKMETMSKEAATLAQISHKLNQKIDILSGGELQRTAIARALIRKPAILFADEPTSHLDRKNAIEVFEVFEKLKANGQTIILTTHDEWLKNHPIIDNVIQLNDGKLLNGEL from the coding sequence ATGCTCGCTCTCCAAACCCAAAATCTCAATAAAATATTCAATAAAGGAAAAAGCAATGAATTTGTCGCTTTGTCTGATATTTCTTTGTCTATAAAAAAAGGAAGTTGTACGCTTTTGAAAGGCTCATCAGGTTCTGGAAAAACTACTCTGATTAGTATTTTGGCTGGACTTACAAAACCGACTTCGGGGAGTTATATTTGTTTGGAAGAAAATGTTTCGCACTGGTCAGAGAAATTTTTGACACAGTTTAGAAGAGAACATATAGGAATCGTATTCCAACATTTCAATCTTATTCAAGGACTTAGCGTTGAGCAAAATATTATCCTTCCTCTGCTTCCTTTAAATTATTCTTCCAAAAAAATGGAAACAATGAGTAAAGAAGCTGCTACTTTAGCTCAAATTTCGCATAAATTAAATCAAAAAATAGATATTCTTTCAGGTGGCGAACTCCAACGCACAGCAATTGCAAGGGCATTAATACGAAAACCTGCCATTCTTTTTGCTGACGAACCAACTTCCCATTTAGACAGAAAAAATGCCATAGAAGTTTTTGAGGTTTTTGAAAAACTAAAAGCAAACGGACAAACAATAATTCTAACCACTCATGACGAATGGCTAAAAAATCATCCAATTATTGATAATGTAATACAGTTAAATGATGGAAAACTCTTAAATGGTGAATTGTAA